Genomic segment of Candidatus Deferrimicrobiaceae bacterium:
CGCAGGCCTTTCGTTCCGATCAGCAGCCGCCTCCGGCTCCTCCGCCCGTGCCGCCGCCCGAGCCCGTGGAGCCGGCGCCTTGCTGCATGTAGGCCGCGTCTTCTTTTTCGATCTGGTTGACGGCGGGATCGCTCGTGTTCGTGAAGGTTGTATCGACGATGGCGTCGACCGTCATCGCCTCGATCGTCGCGGCGTTGTCCTGGTTATAGACGACCAGCTCGGAAAGGGCGGGAACGTCCGTCGCCCAGGTCGCCGAAGGAAGTTTCCCGCCCTTTGCGGTGGCAATCGTGGACTGCTGGCCCCACTGGCTCCAGGAACCGTCGTAAAGCTGCGTCGGCCAGTCGAGAATCCCGTCGAGGGCGAAGAAAAGGGCCGAGGCGATGTAACCGGTCCGGCAGTAGACGTAATTCGTCTTCGAGGCGCTGGCGCCTTTCGCGGCGAAGAGCGCCGCCAGGTTGTCGGCCGGCAGATATTTCCCGGCGCTGAAAAGCGTCGAGAAGGTCAGTGCGGTCGCGCCTTTCATGTGCCCCTCGAAAACGACGTAATCGCCGGCTACCGCGGGAAATACCCCGGCCGTCGTCCGGAAATCGCCGTCATAGGAAAAAGCGGTGCCCACGCCAACGGCGTTGTCGCTGCCTCGTCCGTCGACAAACGCATTGGAGGCCGTGCCCGCCCTGACGGCGGCCATCATTTCGCCGAGGGAGGCGCGGACGCCGGCCGCGAGACCACCGTTATCGCGGACGCTGAAGGTGGACGGCGCGACGTTTACGACACTGTTGTCTAGCGAGGAATAGGCGGCGAGCCAGGCGGCGTTCTGCCCGTCGAGCACCTTCAGGCGCGCCTTCGGGAAGCCCCAGTACCGGAAGACGAAATAGCCGCGGGCGGCCAGATACGACGCCTTCCCGACCGAGGTGGTGAACACCACGGTCGTGTTCCGGTCGATGCCGCATCGCTGGAGGATGGCGTCCATGTGCGCCCCGTCCGCGACCATCGAATTGCTCAGCGAAGATCCTTCCATCCGGTTCTGGTCGATCTCGCTCTTGTTCACCAGCACGGCGCCTGGGATGTGACCGGAGGAATACAGGGCCGGATTGTCGGTGATCTCGACCACGACGACCCGTTCGAAGCCGGTCCCGTTGACGAGCCCCGAATCGGCCCAATTTTTCAAGGTATCGGCCGAAATCAACGCGGTCGGAGTCTTGGTAACCGTCGGTTGGTCGTAACCGCCGCATCCCCAGACGACAAGAAAAGCAGCCAGAAGCCCCGCGGCGCAGGCTCCCATGATGATCCTTGCTTTACCCGTTTTCTTTCCGGACATAAACCCTCCTTTTGGAATAATTTCAGTGCCGGTCCTCACAATCCTTTTTCCTGGTCCTCGAAAGGAATCTCTTTTTCGGCTGCGGACCTCGAAACGGCACGAACCCGACCCGAAGGCGATGCCGCGACGAGTCGCCGGGGCGATGCGCCCGCCTCGGCAGGCGGCCTTCCAGACCGGAAGCCATTCGCACCCGGATCCCCATCGCCCGCCACGATTCCCTCGAGCGAGCGGACGACCGCCTTGACCGATGTGGCCTGCCCGCCCAGCGCCTCGGCCGATGCGGCGACCTCTTCGGCACCCGCGGCGGATTGCTGCGTTACCCGATCCAGTCGCGAAACCGCTTGCCCGACGTCTGTGATCCCTCGCGACTGTTCGGATGATGCAGCCGAAATCTCGCCCACGAGATCCGTCACCTTCCGGAACGCAACTGCGACTTCCTGGAATTCGTCGTTCGTCCGGTGGACCAGACTCGTGCCCTCCTTGATCTTTCCGACGGTGGATTCGATCAGGTCGGAGGTATTCCTGGCCGCTCCGGCGGCACGCTGGGCCAGGTTGCGCACCTCG
This window contains:
- the extH gene encoding selenite/tellurite reduction operon rhodanese-like protein ExtH encodes the protein MSGKKTGKARIIMGACAAGLLAAFLVVWGCGGYDQPTVTKTPTALISADTLKNWADSGLVNGTGFERVVVVEITDNPALYSSGHIPGAVLVNKSEIDQNRMEGSSLSNSMVADGAHMDAILQRCGIDRNTTVVFTTSVGKASYLAARGYFVFRYWGFPKARLKVLDGQNAAWLAAYSSLDNSVVNVAPSTFSVRDNGGLAAGVRASLGEMMAAVRAGTASNAFVDGRGSDNAVGVGTAFSYDGDFRTTAGVFPAVAGDYVVFEGHMKGATALTFSTLFSAGKYLPADNLAALFAAKGASASKTNYVYCRTGYIASALFFALDGILDWPTQLYDGSWSQWGQQSTIATAKGGKLPSATWATDVPALSELVVYNQDNAATIEAMTVDAIVDTTFTNTSDPAVNQIEKEDAAYMQQGAGSTGSGGGTGGGAGGGC